TGTTTGTCCAGTAACATCATGTCCTTTTTTTGCAGAACTTGTGAAGCATAACCGGCAAAAAAAACGCAGAAACCCGTCACAGTCCAAAACGGTTGAGTTCCCCGTCAATCTTGCCCGTGAGGATGCAGTAGAACATTTTCCAGTCCGAGAGGAAGGACTTGAGGGGATGCTTGAAGGTGGCGGGCCGGTTCCGCTCGATGAGAAAATGGCCGAACCACGCGAACCCGTAGCCGGAGACCAGCCCGGCGAGCAGCCACAGGGGCTGGAGGGTCCACAGGGTGACCGCGAGGAAAACGAGCCCGCAGGAGGAGCCGATAAAATGCAGGGTGCGGTTCGCCTTGACCCGGTGCTCGCCCAGATAAAAAGGCCAGAAATCCGCGAGACTCGCA
This genomic interval from Candidatus Hydrogenedentota bacterium contains the following:
- a CDS encoding DUF962 domain-containing protein, translated to MEPSGKDFASLADFWPFYLGEHRVKANRTLHFIGSSCGLVFLAVTLWTLQPLWLLAGLVSGYGFAWFGHFLIERNRPATFKHPLKSFLSDWKMFYCILTGKIDGELNRFGL